Proteins encoded in a region of the Paenibacillus sp. E222 genome:
- a CDS encoding MgtC/SapB family protein — translation MGNPWLIDEWHILLRLLLAMLLGGLVGLERERSNHAAGLRTHILVCLGSALIMMLSVYGFKDFANELNVRIDPARLATAVITGVGFLGAGTILFTGKSITGLTTAASIWVVAAIGLATGAGFFFASIVSTVLVLLNLWVFNKLELRYIRGNKLHVVTLHTLSEPGFLEQVSSFMEQEKIKIRKITVNEQDLAYAEMISVERKIEIVLHVYMPHELSAVHLVSKLRQWEHVTKVSVE, via the coding sequence TTGGGCAATCCCTGGTTGATAGATGAGTGGCACATTTTATTGCGATTATTACTGGCTATGCTGCTTGGAGGGCTTGTAGGCCTGGAGCGGGAGCGTTCCAATCATGCTGCCGGTCTGCGTACCCATATTCTGGTATGCCTTGGATCTGCACTGATTATGATGTTGTCTGTTTATGGTTTTAAAGATTTTGCAAATGAACTAAACGTAAGGATTGATCCGGCACGTCTGGCTACAGCCGTTATTACCGGCGTTGGGTTTCTCGGAGCGGGCACGATTCTTTTTACCGGCAAGTCGATTACCGGTCTGACAACGGCAGCTTCCATATGGGTTGTGGCAGCCATCGGACTGGCAACAGGCGCGGGATTCTTTTTTGCTTCCATCGTGTCAACCGTCTTGGTATTGCTTAACCTCTGGGTATTCAACAAGTTGGAGCTTAGGTATATACGGGGAAACAAACTGCATGTCGTTACACTTCATACCTTATCTGAGCCCGGTTTTCTGGAACAGGTATCTTCATTTATGGAACAGGAAAAGATCAAAATCCGTAAAATAACGGTTAATGAGCAGGATTTGGCTTATGCAGAAATGATATCGGTTGAACGCAAAATTGAAATTGTGCTGCATGTCTACATGCCACATGAATTGAGTGCAGTGCATCTCGTATCCAAGTTAAGACAGTGGGAACATGTAACGAAAGTGTCGGTCGAATAA
- the perR gene encoding peroxide-responsive transcriptional repressor PerR produces MATRVQHALEHLKTTGVRITPQRHAILNYLMESMGHPTADEIYRALEPQFPSMSVATVYNNLKMFLEAGMVRELTYGDNSSRFDANVTDHYHVICDKCGKIEDFSYPSLKSVELQAESSTGFEVHGHRLEVYGVCKSCRD; encoded by the coding sequence ATGGCAACACGTGTCCAACATGCGTTGGAGCATCTGAAAACGACCGGTGTCCGTATTACACCCCAGCGTCATGCCATATTGAACTATCTGATGGAATCCATGGGGCATCCGACAGCCGATGAAATTTACCGTGCGCTTGAACCCCAGTTTCCCAGTATGAGCGTGGCGACTGTATATAACAATTTGAAGATGTTTCTGGAAGCGGGCATGGTCCGGGAGTTGACATACGGAGATAACTCAAGTCGCTTCGATGCCAATGTGACGGATCATTACCATGTTATCTGTGATAAATGCGGCAAGATTGAAGATTTTAGTTATCCTTCGCTAAAAAGCGTTGAGCTCCAGGCGGAGTCAAGTACAGGATTTGAAGTACATGGTCACCGATTGGAAGTTTATGGCGTATGTAAAAGTTGCAGGGATTAA
- the gatC gene encoding Asp-tRNA(Asn)/Glu-tRNA(Gln) amidotransferase subunit GatC, translated as MSISNNDVQHVAKLARLNLTAEEEQTLTGQLNAILKYAEKLNELDTENIEPTTHVLHVSNVMREDETRESLSIEQVMRNAPEEEDGQFKVPAVME; from the coding sequence ATGAGTATTTCGAATAATGACGTTCAGCATGTGGCCAAGCTGGCCCGGCTTAATTTGACTGCGGAAGAAGAGCAGACCCTGACAGGACAGCTGAACGCGATTTTAAAATATGCTGAGAAGCTCAATGAACTGGATACAGAGAACATTGAGCCGACCACTCACGTGCTGCACGTCAGCAATGTGATGCGTGAAGATGAGACGAGGGAAAGTCTGTCGATTGAACAGGTCATGCGCAATGCACCAGAAGAAGAAGACGGGCAATTCAAAGTGCCTGCTGTAATGGAATAA
- a CDS encoding GNAT family N-acetyltransferase has translation MKIQTLSLSDVETVGQLWRLQHVAYRLEAEIIGFQEIPPLMDTMEALQNCGETFYGYVDTDGELLGAVAVDEEEINTLTITRMMVHPDHFRKGIAAALMTHVFEQYPDLPRYIVSTGTLNQPAVKLYTKFGFKPVDVVQIAPGVELTTFHKNKD, from the coding sequence ATGAAGATTCAAACTTTGTCATTGAGTGATGTGGAGACCGTAGGTCAGCTCTGGCGACTGCAGCATGTAGCTTATCGGCTTGAAGCCGAAATCATCGGTTTTCAGGAAATTCCGCCTTTAATGGATACGATGGAGGCGCTGCAAAACTGTGGAGAGACCTTTTATGGCTATGTGGACACGGATGGCGAGTTGCTTGGTGCGGTCGCAGTGGATGAGGAAGAGATCAATACGTTGACGATCACACGTATGATGGTGCATCCCGATCATTTTCGTAAAGGAATTGCTGCTGCTTTGATGACGCATGTGTTTGAACAATATCCCGATCTTCCACGTTATATTGTTTCTACAGGAACATTGAACCAGCCAGCCGTGAAATTATATACCAAATTCGGCTTTAAGCCCGTGGATGTTGTACAGATTGCACCAGGAGTGGAATTAACGACATTTCATAAGAATAAAGATTAA
- a CDS encoding nucleotidyltransferase-like protein, producing MELKNLAFLSEQSEETGAVGAIAYSHPGDRFHGSLIQDFELLVLVVHNTDQLISKVGHYKYGDLRYQMIYVSRHELQCSVITGDNNNIMQCLIEGEIIWEADNALSALREELSAFGTELREQKLLHEFASFLRMYVEAKRYIQEGHVVDAYYNVLEALGNWARIVLIEQGIYPDHAVWTHVQSLDRALWKLYQELTVSSETLEQRVELVLLACEFSVMSKMSDCSGLLLRVLGSRREPWGMDELVHHPQLRFVREDLPLILRKLVFRSIVKESAGWPSFIGGDGREIRYWIEA from the coding sequence GTGGAACTAAAGAACCTTGCTTTTTTGTCCGAACAGTCGGAAGAGACAGGGGCAGTTGGGGCTATCGCTTATTCCCACCCGGGAGATCGATTCCACGGCTCCCTAATCCAGGATTTTGAATTGCTCGTACTTGTTGTTCATAATACCGACCAGTTGATATCCAAGGTTGGACACTACAAATATGGTGATCTTCGTTATCAAATGATCTATGTCAGCCGTCATGAGCTGCAGTGCAGTGTAATTACGGGGGATAACAATAACATCATGCAGTGCCTGATTGAAGGTGAGATCATTTGGGAAGCGGATAACGCTTTGAGCGCTTTGCGAGAGGAACTATCTGCTTTTGGAACCGAATTACGTGAGCAAAAGCTGCTGCATGAATTCGCCAGTTTTTTGAGAATGTATGTGGAAGCCAAACGTTACATTCAAGAGGGCCATGTTGTTGATGCCTATTACAATGTGCTAGAAGCTCTGGGGAACTGGGCTAGAATTGTACTTATTGAACAGGGTATATACCCGGATCATGCCGTCTGGACACATGTGCAGAGTTTGGATCGCGCCTTGTGGAAGCTCTATCAGGAACTTACAGTAAGCTCGGAGACGCTGGAACAGAGAGTCGAGCTTGTGCTGCTTGCTTGTGAATTCTCAGTGATGTCCAAAATGAGTGATTGTTCCGGCTTGCTTCTGCGTGTGCTGGGAAGTCGAAGGGAGCCGTGGGGTATGGATGAACTTGTCCATCATCCACAGTTGAGATTTGTACGGGAGGATTTACCGCTTATCCTTCGTAAGCTGGTGTTTCGTTCTATAGTAAAAGAATCGGCAGGGTGGCCATCCTTTATAGGAGGAGATGGACGAGAAATCCGCTATTGGATTGAGGCCTAA
- a CDS encoding glycosyl hydrolase family 18 protein translates to MSRKSRYTRQKRRSFWPGFLAACVVAGGAYWLITNVWLNQIHEDPDWIGMNQPIFVDGQLMDGEASGTGDQLKLPVSVLQEAIDPGIRYEADTGDIIIATPQRVLHMKEGSTKAELNHRDYPMTVKPEVVGGEAYIPLKPLKEVYGIAIQEDATTGAVLLMRGGDTIQYAEINTLSSKADKTVPLYKRGGESSPIIADMEQDARVRVWQTGDDQSFVQLDNGYAGYVANKYVTLTEKKKLDKPKFTLTAAERKWQNKPVNLVWEAVYNRQPDVSSIGKMPGVNVVSPTWFHITDGQGNVKSKGDKAYVNWAHRSGMEVWGLMDNSFDPDITKEAVASYETRTHIIEQMLEYAQTYHLDGINIDFENVYTDDGPNITQFVREIKAMARIHGLMLSVDVTPKSNSEMWSAFLDRRSLGSFADYIVVMAYDEHWAASPKAGSVASLPWTESSMRRILEEDEVPSNKLIMAVPLYTRIWTEETNDQGEVKVSSKAVGMSTVTDLIKEKKLKPVLDKQSGQNYVEYSEDGATKKIWIEDAVSLQARVDLVASLKLGGVAAWNRSFADASAWETLKQAGYSK, encoded by the coding sequence TTGAGTAGAAAAAGCAGATATACACGTCAGAAGCGTCGTTCATTCTGGCCTGGATTTTTGGCTGCCTGTGTTGTTGCAGGCGGGGCTTATTGGCTAATAACGAATGTTTGGCTTAATCAGATTCATGAAGACCCCGACTGGATTGGTATGAATCAACCTATTTTTGTGGACGGACAATTGATGGACGGCGAGGCGTCAGGAACGGGAGATCAGCTTAAATTGCCCGTATCGGTGCTGCAAGAGGCGATCGATCCCGGAATACGTTATGAAGCTGACACAGGTGATATCATTATTGCAACACCGCAGCGAGTACTCCATATGAAGGAAGGCAGTACGAAGGCGGAACTTAATCATCGGGATTATCCCATGACGGTTAAACCTGAGGTGGTTGGGGGAGAAGCTTATATTCCGCTCAAACCATTGAAAGAAGTATATGGGATCGCTATACAGGAAGATGCTACAACGGGTGCGGTGCTGCTGATGCGTGGAGGTGACACCATTCAGTATGCGGAGATTAATACTTTGTCTTCCAAGGCGGACAAAACGGTTCCGTTGTACAAGCGTGGGGGAGAATCTTCTCCCATCATTGCTGATATGGAGCAGGACGCACGAGTAAGGGTATGGCAGACTGGTGATGACCAGAGCTTCGTTCAGTTGGATAATGGGTATGCCGGTTATGTGGCTAATAAGTATGTCACTCTTACGGAGAAAAAGAAACTGGACAAGCCCAAATTCACCCTGACTGCGGCGGAGAGAAAGTGGCAGAATAAACCGGTCAATCTGGTTTGGGAAGCTGTATACAATCGACAGCCTGATGTGTCTTCAATCGGCAAGATGCCTGGAGTCAATGTGGTCAGCCCCACATGGTTCCATATTACAGATGGACAAGGTAACGTAAAAAGCAAAGGGGATAAAGCATACGTCAACTGGGCTCACCGTTCCGGCATGGAAGTGTGGGGTCTGATGGATAACAGCTTTGATCCGGATATTACGAAAGAAGCCGTCGCCTCATATGAGACACGTACGCATATTATTGAGCAGATGCTGGAGTATGCACAGACTTATCATTTGGACGGCATTAACATTGACTTTGAGAACGTCTATACAGACGATGGACCGAATATCACTCAATTTGTTCGCGAAATCAAAGCGATGGCACGCATTCATGGCTTGATGCTCTCGGTTGATGTAACACCGAAATCGAACAGCGAGATGTGGTCCGCTTTTCTGGATCGTCGCTCGTTAGGCTCTTTTGCCGATTATATTGTCGTTATGGCGTATGACGAGCATTGGGCTGCGAGTCCAAAAGCCGGTTCGGTTGCCTCGCTTCCTTGGACCGAGTCTTCTATGAGACGGATCCTGGAAGAGGATGAAGTACCTTCGAACAAGTTGATTATGGCTGTGCCGCTATATACTCGAATTTGGACGGAAGAGACTAATGATCAAGGCGAAGTGAAAGTGTCTTCCAAAGCGGTAGGTATGAGCACTGTAACAGACCTGATCAAGGAAAAGAAACTCAAACCTGTTCTGGATAAACAAAGCGGACAGAATTATGTGGAATATTCGGAGGATGGGGCCACCAAGAAAATTTGGATAGAAGACGCCGTTTCGCTTCAGGCACGCGTTGATTTGGTTGCTTCGTTGAAATTGGGTGGAGTAGCTGCATGGAATCGAAGCTTCGCTGATGCATCGGCATGGGAAACGCTAAAACAGGCAGGATATTCGAAATGA
- a CDS encoding YgzB family protein, with translation MIFKSAKINAFRTWGLLLTMLGMGLMVLGTAGIVFWGHAGKVFAAVGLVIGLIAMMASLAIYFWAGMLSTSAVQVDCPECGKLTKMLGKTDRCMFCHTILTLDPNQANTTSSQLKAHSTPQSPSPSDTDHGISSNS, from the coding sequence ATGATTTTTAAATCAGCAAAAATTAATGCTTTTCGCACTTGGGGACTACTACTGACCATGCTAGGCATGGGCCTAATGGTACTGGGAACTGCCGGAATTGTGTTCTGGGGACACGCGGGCAAAGTATTTGCCGCTGTGGGACTCGTCATCGGCCTGATTGCCATGATGGCTAGTCTGGCCATTTATTTCTGGGCTGGTATGCTTTCCACAAGCGCAGTACAAGTAGACTGTCCGGAATGTGGCAAGTTAACCAAAATGCTCGGCAAGACGGATCGTTGTATGTTCTGTCATACCATCCTTACCCTGGACCCTAATCAAGCCAATACAACCAGTTCACAACTGAAAGCGCATTCCACACCTCAATCCCCTTCCCCTTCCGACACAGATCATGGCATAAGTTCCAACAGCTAG
- a CDS encoding DUF4097 family beta strand repeat-containing protein: protein MNRKVRVGRYTAAALIVAVGVLLILDKRWGTDYVYEMVDWWPLLLVVLGVEYILLFLVTRGRGNAASDNQGEKMKMRFRPDAKGILTSLLLTASVFIVTEQDHYMHLWNRVSLNLGAASMDYSQAAGYMEDKGTIRVPVGMDTSDLVVEGVNGDISVQRGDTEEIEVRTVVWVDQTTEVQAKAVADASFVEADGTKVIHIKTTGKTYGENEKTQPRMNITITIPDDRRFNLDIRTSNGAILLNRPEAISTILAETGNGRIRITNAVGDISGKTLNGDVVVANAIGNVDLNSNRGDMKARGVSGNVNLTTQVGSISITDSVGEITADTRNGNINVDGASLAVKAQSLNGSISIVSAKVGGDWDVYSAVGAINILIPERGDYSLSGSSSYGDLQTDLPFKVKNKTIEGQLGEGEYTVKVEGNSDLTIDRNPVVPPVGTNSLDSEGTDDNLEQMTEDGQNSQDETSEVQ from the coding sequence ATGAACCGTAAAGTCCGGGTCGGCCGCTATACGGCTGCCGCCTTAATCGTAGCTGTCGGTGTGCTGTTGATTTTGGATAAACGGTGGGGAACGGACTATGTATATGAGATGGTCGATTGGTGGCCCCTCTTGCTCGTTGTGTTAGGTGTGGAATACATACTGTTGTTTTTAGTGACACGTGGAAGAGGGAATGCAGCTTCAGACAACCAAGGTGAGAAAATGAAAATGCGCTTCAGACCCGATGCGAAAGGCATCCTGACGTCTCTTTTACTGACGGCTTCAGTATTTATCGTCACAGAGCAGGATCATTACATGCATTTGTGGAACCGGGTGAGTCTTAATCTGGGAGCGGCATCCATGGACTATAGTCAGGCAGCAGGATATATGGAAGATAAGGGCACGATTCGGGTGCCTGTAGGTATGGATACATCGGACCTCGTTGTTGAGGGAGTGAACGGGGATATCTCGGTACAGCGGGGGGACACGGAAGAGATTGAGGTGCGCACGGTAGTTTGGGTGGATCAGACAACTGAAGTGCAGGCCAAAGCAGTGGCGGACGCTTCCTTTGTTGAGGCAGACGGGACAAAAGTGATTCATATCAAGACTACAGGCAAAACGTATGGAGAGAACGAGAAAACACAGCCGCGGATGAATATCACCATAACGATCCCGGATGATCGTCGTTTTAATCTCGATATTCGAACGTCCAATGGAGCCATATTGTTGAATCGTCCGGAGGCCATCAGTACCATTTTGGCTGAGACCGGAAATGGACGTATACGAATTACGAATGCCGTGGGTGATATTTCAGGTAAAACGCTGAATGGTGATGTCGTTGTGGCAAATGCGATCGGAAATGTGGACTTGAACAGTAATCGAGGGGACATGAAGGCTCGCGGGGTTTCTGGAAATGTGAACCTGACCACGCAAGTCGGAAGTATCAGCATCACGGACTCTGTTGGAGAGATCACAGCGGATACCCGAAACGGAAATATCAATGTAGACGGCGCAAGTTTGGCAGTCAAAGCTCAATCCCTCAATGGCAGCATAAGTATTGTATCCGCCAAAGTAGGCGGTGACTGGGACGTTTATAGCGCTGTAGGGGCTATTAACATTTTGATTCCGGAGCGGGGGGATTATAGCCTCAGTGGTTCCAGCAGTTATGGAGATCTGCAAACGGATCTGCCGTTTAAAGTGAAGAATAAAACGATTGAAGGCCAGCTTGGTGAAGGAGAGTATACGGTCAAAGTTGAGGGAAACAGCGACCTCACGATTGATCGTAATCCTGTAGTGCCTCCTGTTGGAACGAATTCACTGGATTCGGAAGGTACAGACGATAACTTGGAACAAATGACCGAAGACGGACAGAATTCCCAAGATGAAACGTCCGAAGTTCAGTGA
- the gatB gene encoding Asp-tRNA(Asn)/Glu-tRNA(Gln) amidotransferase subunit GatB, whose amino-acid sequence MSASKYETVVGLEVHVELHTNSKIFCGCSTAFGAPPNTHTCPVCLGHPGVLPVLNRQAVDYAMKAAMALNCTIADVSKFDRKNYFYPDSPKAYQISQFDQPIGENGWIDIEVNGETKRIGITRLHLEEDAGKLTHVDGGYASLVDFNRVGTPLVEIVSEPEISSPEEARAYLEKLRAIMQYCDVSDVKMEEGSLRCDANISLRPHGQEKLGTRAELKNMNSFRGVQRGLEYEQFRQAEILDDGGEVVQETRRWDEAQGKTLSMRGKEQAHDYRYFPDPDLVKLHIDAAWKERIRASIPELPDERKARYTADYGLPSYDAEVITSSKAVADLFEDSLKYTKDAKAVSNWIMGDLLGYLNTSNLELNQVPLTGQGLGEMIGLLEKGTINSKIAKTVFKEMLESGKLPQQIVEEKGLVQISDSGAILAIVEQVVANNPQSVEDYKAGKQKAIGFLVGQVMKESKGKANPGLANQLLTEVLNR is encoded by the coding sequence ATGTCCGCATCTAAATATGAAACGGTCGTTGGACTTGAAGTCCATGTCGAGTTGCATACAAACTCCAAAATCTTTTGCGGCTGCTCCACTGCCTTTGGAGCTCCGCCCAATACACATACTTGTCCGGTCTGTCTCGGACATCCAGGTGTATTGCCTGTATTGAATCGCCAGGCTGTAGATTACGCGATGAAAGCAGCCATGGCTCTTAACTGCACCATTGCTGATGTCAGCAAGTTTGACCGCAAAAACTACTTCTACCCCGATTCTCCAAAAGCTTATCAGATCTCACAATTCGATCAACCGATCGGTGAGAATGGCTGGATCGATATTGAAGTCAACGGTGAAACGAAGCGAATTGGCATTACACGTCTTCATCTGGAAGAAGATGCAGGGAAGCTTACCCACGTTGACGGCGGCTATGCTTCATTGGTTGATTTTAACCGTGTGGGTACTCCGCTCGTGGAGATTGTCTCTGAGCCGGAGATTTCTTCTCCGGAGGAAGCTCGTGCATATCTGGAGAAATTGCGTGCGATCATGCAGTACTGTGATGTATCCGACGTGAAGATGGAAGAAGGTTCACTGCGCTGTGATGCCAACATTAGTTTGCGTCCGCATGGACAGGAGAAGCTGGGAACGAGAGCCGAACTGAAAAACATGAACTCCTTCCGTGGTGTTCAGCGTGGTCTGGAATATGAACAATTCCGCCAAGCGGAAATTTTGGACGACGGCGGCGAAGTCGTTCAGGAAACTCGTCGCTGGGATGAGGCTCAGGGGAAAACACTGTCGATGCGTGGTAAAGAGCAAGCGCATGACTATCGTTATTTCCCAGATCCTGACTTGGTGAAGCTGCATATCGATGCAGCCTGGAAAGAACGGATCAGAGCTTCTATACCGGAGCTTCCGGATGAGCGTAAAGCACGTTATACCGCTGATTATGGACTGCCTAGTTATGATGCCGAGGTTATTACCTCATCCAAAGCGGTCGCTGATCTTTTTGAAGACAGTCTGAAATACACCAAGGATGCCAAAGCCGTATCCAACTGGATTATGGGTGATTTGCTTGGTTATTTGAATACCAGCAACCTTGAATTGAATCAGGTGCCGCTGACTGGCCAAGGTCTGGGTGAGATGATTGGACTGCTTGAAAAAGGTACAATTAACAGTAAAATCGCCAAAACGGTATTTAAGGAAATGCTCGAGAGCGGCAAGCTTCCACAGCAAATCGTTGAAGAAAAAGGTCTGGTCCAGATTAGTGACTCAGGTGCCATTCTTGCCATTGTGGAGCAGGTTGTTGCGAACAACCCGCAATCCGTGGAAGACTACAAAGCTGGTAAACAGAAGGCCATTGGTTTCCTCGTTGGTCAAGTCATGAAAGAAAGCAAAGGCAAAGCCAATCCGGGACTAGCCAATCAACTGCTTACAGAAGTACTGAACCGCTAA
- the gatA gene encoding Asp-tRNA(Asn)/Glu-tRNA(Gln) amidotransferase subunit GatA, translating to MSLFEQSLPEIHNKLHAKELSVSDLVNQAYQNIGERDEKVKAFLALDEEQARARARQLDDRLVSGEEKGLLFGLPVGIKDNIVTNGLRTTCGSQFLRNFDPVYDATVVEKLKAADTVTIGKLNMDEFAMGGSNENSSFYPVRNPWALDRVPGGSSGGSAAAVAAGEAYFTLGSDTGGSIRQPASYCGVVGLKPTYGLVSRFGLVAFASSLDQIGPLTKNVEDSAYVLQAIAGYDAKDSTSAKVDIPDYLSGLTGDVKGLRIAVPKEYIGEGVDPQVKETVLSALKVLEGLGATWEEVSLPHTEYAVATYYLLASSEASSNLARFDGVRYGVRADNPENLLDLYHQSRSQGFGPEVKRRIMLGTYALSSGYYDAYYLKAQKVRTLIKQDFDDVFAKYDVIIGPTAPTTAFKLGSQVDDPLTMYLNDILTIPVSLAGVPAVSIPCGFSDGLPVGMQIIGKAFDETTVLRVAHAFEQNTEFHKQRPQL from the coding sequence GTGAGTTTATTTGAACAATCGTTGCCGGAGATACATAACAAGCTGCACGCCAAGGAGCTGTCGGTCAGCGATCTGGTGAATCAGGCATATCAGAACATTGGTGAACGGGATGAAAAGGTTAAGGCTTTTCTGGCACTGGATGAAGAACAGGCACGTGCTCGTGCACGTCAACTGGATGATCGACTCGTCAGCGGTGAGGAGAAAGGTTTGCTTTTCGGTCTACCAGTCGGCATTAAGGACAACATCGTTACGAACGGACTGCGCACAACATGTGGCAGCCAGTTTCTGCGCAATTTCGACCCGGTGTATGATGCAACCGTTGTCGAGAAGCTGAAAGCGGCGGATACCGTGACGATCGGGAAGTTGAACATGGACGAATTCGCCATGGGCGGCTCCAATGAAAATTCAAGCTTCTACCCTGTACGTAACCCTTGGGCACTCGATCGTGTTCCAGGCGGCTCCAGTGGTGGATCTGCTGCGGCTGTTGCGGCAGGAGAAGCTTATTTCACATTGGGATCAGATACAGGTGGCTCCATCAGACAGCCTGCTTCCTATTGCGGCGTTGTCGGTTTGAAACCTACCTACGGACTCGTTTCCCGCTTTGGTCTGGTTGCATTCGCATCTTCCCTGGATCAGATTGGACCTTTGACGAAAAATGTCGAGGATTCTGCCTATGTGCTGCAAGCCATTGCTGGTTATGACGCCAAAGATTCGACATCCGCGAAAGTGGATATCCCGGATTACTTGAGCGGACTGACCGGGGATGTCAAAGGACTTCGTATTGCTGTTCCGAAGGAATACATTGGTGAAGGCGTTGATCCTCAAGTTAAAGAAACCGTCCTGTCTGCCCTGAAAGTCCTCGAAGGACTCGGCGCAACTTGGGAGGAAGTATCTCTTCCGCATACCGAATATGCGGTAGCTACGTATTATCTGCTCGCTTCCTCGGAAGCTTCTTCGAACCTGGCTCGTTTCGACGGCGTGCGTTATGGTGTTCGTGCAGACAATCCGGAGAACTTGCTGGATCTGTACCACCAGTCCCGTAGTCAAGGTTTTGGTCCCGAAGTGAAACGACGCATCATGCTTGGAACCTATGCGCTCAGCTCGGGATACTACGATGCGTATTATTTGAAAGCTCAGAAGGTGCGTACGTTGATCAAACAGGATTTCGACGACGTATTTGCCAAATATGACGTCATCATCGGACCAACAGCGCCAACAACGGCATTTAAACTTGGTTCCCAAGTCGATGATCCACTTACGATGTATCTCAACGACATTCTGACTATCCCTGTCAGCCTGGCTGGTGTACCTGCAGTCAGCATCCCATGTGGATTCTCGGATGGACTGCCTGTCGGCATGCAGATTATCGGTAAAGCCTTTGATGAAACCACCGTACTGCGCGTAGCGCATGCGTTTGAACAAAATACGGAATTCCACAAGCAGCGTCCGCAGCTGTAG